In Papaver somniferum cultivar HN1 chromosome 1, ASM357369v1, whole genome shotgun sequence, a genomic segment contains:
- the LOC113289967 gene encoding auxin-responsive protein SAUR23-like, with the protein MGLMRSMVSQSKQILKLQSLRNQLSQSSPVVPKGHCAVYVGETEKKRFIVPLSYLNHPSFQNLLSCAEEEYGFNHPMGGLTIPCNEDDFIDLTSQLNSC; encoded by the coding sequence ATGGGTCTTATGCGTTCAATGGTCTCACAAtcaaagcaaattctcaaactacAATCTCTTAGAAACCAGTTATCTCAATCATCCCCGGTAGTTCCTAAAGGACATTGTGCTGTTTACGTTGGAGAAACCGAGAAGAAGAGGTTTATTGTTCCTCTATCTTACTTGAACCATCCTTCGTTCCAAAACTTGCTAAGTTGTGCAGAAGAAGAGTATGGGTTCAATCATCCAATGGGAGGACTTACAATTCCTTGCAACGAAGACGATTTCATTGATCTGACTTCTCAATTGAATTCTTGTTGA
- the LOC113289990 gene encoding auxin-responsive protein SAUR23-like has protein sequence MGIGLRSMALQSKHILKRASSVVDVPKGHCAVYVGETEKKRFIVPVSYLNHPAFQDLLSRAEEEFGFDHPMGGLTIPCKVSAFVDLTSQMRAS, from the coding sequence ATGGGTATCGGTTTACGTTCAATGGCCCTTCAATCCAAGCATATTCTGAAAAGGGCATCATCCGTTGTGGATGTTCCAAAAGGACATTGTGCTGTTTACGTGGGAGAGACTGAAAAGAAGAGATTCATTGTTCCAGTATCTTACTTGAACCATCCTGCATTCCAAGACTTATTAAGCCGTGCTGAAGAAGAATTTGGATTCGATCACCCAATGGGAGGTCTCACCATTCCTTGCAAAGTGTCCGCTTTCGTTGATCTCACTTCTCAAATGAGGGCTTCATGA
- the LOC113327946 gene encoding trichohyalin-like yields MARQTSAGENTTPVRRSRRIAGRRRGEIGETSRMGDRNNRFQPIRSEIQHDQRENDQRNYDAVSVHTTDTDTAEEDDDRTHAEGAEREIEDNTTIAELRQRLTEERIREAKLRVNLTRQNDELREENQRLQEQRSQSRSRTTRASSRSRTSRSTIRRSRSEHGDNTQGKFLNNTLQENENSQDEQEEDRIEDRYIQVREDRSRRMRRREGILEQNEEQNRAHGDEQRENHVEQARMILHGREMLRQRDERDRAAQDHARNERERRRERRNEEERQHLEEEIRQSRHENRMKDARLKSPREQQEEDIFPNAEIRREITELRELVTKGKDGGRRLLEDAIEEAARTPFARRIQSVTISRKFSLPAFPSIFDGSTCAIHHIKTYNLALLQYEDNEDVL; encoded by the coding sequence ATGGCGAGGCAAACATCTGCAGGAGAAAACACAACACCGGTTAGGAGGAGTCGAAGAATTGCGGGTAGAAGAAGAGGTGAAATAGGAGAGACATCAAGAATGGGCGATAGAAACAACAGATTTCAACCGATCAGATCTGAGATCCAACATGACCAAAGGGAGAACGATCAAAGAAATTACGATGCAGTAAGTGTTCATACCACGGATACAGATACCGCTGAGGAAGATGATGACAGGACACATGCAGAAGGAGCTGAAAGAGAGATTGAAGACAACACAACCATTGCAGAGTTAAGGCAGCGATTGACAGAGGAAAGAATAAGAGAAGCAAAACTACGTGTGAATTTGACACGACAAAATGATGAGTTAAGAGAGGAAAATCAGAGACTACAAGAGCAAAGGTCACAATCAAGATCAAGAACAACGCGTGCGAGCTCAAGATCAAGGACAAGCAGGAGTACCATTAGGAGGAGTAGATCTGAGCACGGAGATAATACACAAGGGAAATTTTTGAATAATACTCTTCAGGAAAATGAAAATTCGCAGGATGAGCAAGAAGAGGATCGCATAGAAGACAGGTATATCCAAGTGAGAGAGGATAGATCCAGGCGAATGCGTCGTAGAGAAGGTATATTGGAGCAGAATGAGGAGCAAAATCGCGCACATGGTGACGAACAACGAGAGAATCACGTAGAACAAGCAAGGATGATACTTCATGGAAGAGAGATGCTGAGACAGCGGGATGAGAGAGATAGAGCAGCTCAAGACCATGCGAGAAATGAAAGGGAAAGGCGAAGggaaagaagaaatgaagaagaacggcaacatctagaagaggaAATACGACAAAGCAGACATGAAAACAGGATGAAAGATGCCCGGTTGAAAAgtccaagggaacaacaagaagaagacatATTCCCGAACGCTGAAATCCGAAGAGAAATAACGGAGTTAAGAGAATTAGTGACTAAAGGGAAAGATGGAGGAAGAAGGCTATTAGAGGATGCGATAGAAGAAGCAGCAAGAACACCCTTCGCACGGAGGATACAATCAGTAACAATATCAAGAAAGTTCTCACTACCTGCGTTTCCTAGCATCTTTGATGGATCTACATGTGCGATCCATCACATAAAGACATACAACTTGGCTTTGTTACAATATGAGGATAATGAGGATGTCTTATGA